The nucleotide sequence TGACGcggcgtccttccgatccgcttgctccccatggcgcgccgccgccccgttcgcgaccttcgggccgctcctgctgctcccgttcgaTCCTGACACGGACCGCGTCGGCTTGTACTGCGTCTCGGacaagaaggtcttgtccaagatgCTACTCGACAtgcgcggcaaggtggcgtgcggctcctcATGTGGGTGGTTGGCGCTCATGGATGAGGCGGTGTtcgtgacgctgctgaatccattcgtcGGTGTCCGTGCCCCCCGCATTGAGCTCCTGCCAGTAGGCGAACACGTCGCGGCGGTGTCCTCATCGGAAcacgtgtctagggtccacggccagtgggtcctccatcccaccaatggCTACGGGGACGCGGATATCgtaggcagagccatcaagctagaagacatgagggacgtgttcttccgtgagatcaTGCTCTCGGCGCTGCCTGACgccgccggccatgagtgcgtggccatggccatgcttgggtgctccatggAGGTCGTGTTCTGCTAGGTTGGAGTCaacagcgcatggacgctgctcgacaccaaactggagttctctATGGGGTCCATCGTtcactgccaagacaagttcttggcgatcgactgcactggagaaatctccgtctgcagcagcaacgccgccggcGCAACTCCAACCACGATGCTGCTGCCATCACTGTCGCCACCTGCGAGGCTTTGCCACCTCAACTACCTAGAATCAAATGatgagctgcacattgtgggtgccatggtgagcatgttccacgagacacagagcttcacctataGCAGTGcaatctacaagtgcaacctccacgaccgtacgccggagtggtctagggtgagggacatcgatgatcagacactgttcatgtctaaacatttcaacgaaagcttcagtggaacaagtgtatccaagtacaaggagaataaaatctacatgtctgagtcattgtatggggatccatacgacttggtccatcgtttggagatcgttgatattgctaccggcgcatccgaaaGTGAAGCTCGTCCAGAAAAAGATACAGGGTTCCAaagctctaggttggattcgactcAATCTCTGAAAGGATCATTacaagacatcaatcatctcatagcttcagacaatatcgcaaagctactaaaaactataaccgtgccctcacctcaaacattgtccagataaatggattacaatgaaagaaatggatatcggagatttcttcctgccaatataaaacattatcttagccgcatcacggaaaggtctataaagtagagtttgtgagcctgcgacgctgtGCACTCCGTGAccatgttaaattcataaactttgccttttggattaaatgtcactttaacgttggtatttaatttttacagtattatcttattgtgcgatccgtgtgttttagtataaattgttagttatcccgtagcaacacacgggcacgctacctagtctactaagaaaaatgaaaaaacaaaGTTTTTGTCTAGTGTCTACACACTAAGCAGTAATTGTGCCAAAATCCAAAGGGTAACGCTCTTGCTCGGTCGTCCGTCCGGACAGACCCCGCACGAGTCGCCCGCTCGTGGAACGGACCCCGCCCGCGCCATCCCCGTCCGCATCGCCCGCTAGCTCTGCAACATCTACGTGTTGTGCACCCCTGCTTGCGGGACGGATCTCACCCTCCCCGCGTCGTCCCCGCCCGTACTCGTGCCCCCTATTGTAGCCATGCTCCATCTACCTGTCATGCCCTTACCATGTTCTATGCCACCGATGAGCTCCACACCGGCGATCTCTGTGTCACTCCGTAGCATCGAGCTCtatgccggcgtcgagctccacatCGACGAGCCTCTATTTTCTTccaagcagcaagtagatgttgcgcttgaaagcgcatgttgtaagCGTCTGTTTTCAAGCGTTTCAGATATTTCAGGGGTATattacaagtgtttcatatggatgttgctaAAGTAGATCAAGATGGTGGATATATTGcgatggttgtacacgtatgttgcgaGCTTTTCTTCCCAATGTTTTATATGTTTTTTCAGACTTATGTTAatagtgtgtttatctggatgttacatatgtttcacacatatgtatgcaagtgttttatctgaatgttgcgtaTATTTTTGCattggtttcaagtgtttttctgttgtttttgcaagtgtttcaggtacatgtttcaagtgtttcatctgcctttagacgtatattgtaagtgttgcatttgaatatttcaaaagtagatcaaatGTTGCATCTTCCTCCTCGTCTTCTGCTGCCTCACCTCGGTGTCTCGCGTTCGGACGCCCCATCCGTCCTAACGTCCGGGGTTAGCAAGCCCGAAATTCAAATGATACATGGATGGCCATGACCCATGCCGTTAGCAATCTGCCGATCAGCAGACGGTCAAATAAGCTCAAGAAGTTCACCACGATCCAAAAAAACGACAAGAGAAGTCGTAGCCGATGATCCTCTCCTTTTGACGTGCTCATAACCACCTCGTAACTCGTGTTAATCCCTGGTTCAGCTTTGGCCGCGCGAAAACAAAACAGCTTCACCTGACGCTAACAACCCCCACGACCACTTCATGCACACGTACACGTACCTCGCAGCAAGACGACGCCACGATGACCGAAAAGCCCAAGCATGACGCCTTCCTCCAGCCGAAAGCGATAGGAGATCGAGAGCAGATGCATGGGCACGTCCCCGTCAAGCGAAGACCGGAAGACGCCACAGGAAAATCTCTCTAGAATTTGCACCGGGACAAGCCACACCCACACGGGACGAGCCGCTTCTCGCCCATACAACTgttccgcccggccgcgcgcaaTCATGTCGGCGGAAGACGGGGAAGAAGGCGTGGCCAACAGTCCAAATGTCCAATGCAATAGGGGCCGCCGCGTCCGTCGGCACATGTCCAAATGTCCAATGCACAGGCACCCGCACCGTCCCCCTCGAAGCGTCGAGTGCCATTCTGCCGCGCACATTTTTGCAGGGCGGGCCCTGCCCAGCTGCCTTGCCCTGCGtcgtgggccgtgggccgtggccGAGGTGTAGCGTAGCTGGCAATCTGGCATCGATCGTTTGTAAAAGCCGCCAATGCAGGGTGCTCAGTAGTTGATTACTAGTAGTGCTGTAGTTGTTATACTTGCTACGGGACAGCCGGACAGCGCAGACCGTGCGCGTTTAACTGGCTCAACAGGAACGCATACATTTTTACTAGCTAGGCAAGCACATACTCCTTCCATCCTAAAATAAATGCAATTTTAGGACGGGGCATACAAACCAATGTTACGTGTGAAATTACATGTCCCTTGCCTTTTGTGACTATTTTTCATTTTCGGTGTGCATGTGTAAATAGAAGCATTCAGACACTTCTTTGTCTTTTGTGGCAGATGAGTCAAAGTAGTGTTTTTATGGGACAAATTTTAAATTCTAGAGTTGCAATTATTTTAGGCGGGAGGGAGTACTCCTCTTGCGTATGAACGCACTGTCGTTCTTGCGAGGTTTCGTCCGTACACGTAGCGGCACTCCTTTTCCGTCGTGTGGAAGGCGAAggcattttctttttctttttaccgGTGTCATGGACCGGCCGGGGGAAGCTAAGAAGAACCTTATCGCTGGATGGAATGCGGCGGCGTCAGAAAGGGACGAGGGGGGCAGA is from Miscanthus floridulus cultivar M001 chromosome 7, ASM1932011v1, whole genome shotgun sequence and encodes:
- the LOC136465993 gene encoding F-box protein SKIP23-like, with translation MAQPSNPKRRSLPLLDRRFSLPEDLLESIRQRLASGHDAASFRSACSPWRAAAPFATFGPLLLLPFDPDTDRVGLYCVSDKKVLSKMLLDMRGKVACGSSCGWLALMDEAVFVTLLNPFVGVRAPRIELLPVGEHVAAVSSSEHVSRVHGQWVLHPTNGYGDADIVGRAIKLEDMRDVFFREIMLSALPDAAGHECVAMAMLGCSMEVVFC